In Helicobacter colisuis, the DNA window GGAAAAAAAAATATAGAAACTCTACGCCGCCACCTTGGAATTATCTTTCAAGACTATAAACTCATCAAAGACTTCAATGTTGAAAAAAATGTAATGTTGCCAATGATTATTGGAGGTTTCACCAAAGAATCATGCAAAGCCCAAACCGATCGATTACTCGCCCATATCAAACTTTCACACAAAGGCAATAAATATCCACTAGAACTAAGCGGTGGAGAACAGCAAAGAGTGGCAATGGCAAGAGCACTTTCGCACAATCCACTTCTAATTCTTGCAGATGAGCCAACTGGAAATCTTGATGATTATTCCAGTGAAGTTATTTGGAGTTTATTAAAGGGTGTAAATGAGCAGTTAGGAATCACAATTGTGGTTGTAACACACCGAATCCCAGAAGCATTTGGCATTAGATACCGCCATTTACATATTGAAGAAGGAGTGATTTATGAACTCTCTTAAAAATCATCTCTCGCTAATTATTCCATTAGTTGCCCTTCTTTTTGCTTTAGAGAGTATTTTGCTTGTTAATAGAACTCTTAGCGACTATGAAAGCAAACTAGGAAAAAACTACGCCATTGTTCTTGCTTCAAACAAGGAATTAAAACTACAGGATTTAAAAGAAAAAATCTCTGAAGCCAAAACTCTGGCTCCTATTGATTCAAAAGTTATTTTAGAACGCCTAAAAGACAATATCAGTCAAGCTAATCTTATTGTTTTAAAAAATACTCTGCCTTATTTCTATTCTTTGAATCTTGATTCTTATCCTAGCACTTCTCGCTTAGAGGTTATTGAAAAAACCTTAAAATCCATTGATGGAATCATACGCATAGAAACTTTTACAAAAAGCCATAGTCAAATTTACCAACTCCTTTTAATCATCAATAGTAGCGTGATAATTTTTTCAGGCTTAATTGCACTTATTAGCCTACTTTTAATGTTTAAGCAAATTGAAATTTGGAAATTCCAACATTTAGAGAGAATGGAAATTATGACTCTACTTGGTGCACCTTTGTGGATGCGTTCGCAAATCCTTTTTCGTCTTGCTTGTTTGGATACCATTATCGCCACTGCTTTGGTTTGTGTTGGATTATTTTATCTCTCTCAAAACCCAACTTTACTTATTTTTATGCAAGAATTAGGACTAGATTC includes these proteins:
- a CDS encoding cell division ATP-binding protein FtsE → MDAIIKAEGINLGYKDEMIIKNASFNIFPQEFVFISGPSGSGKSTLIRSIYGDLPLKSGSLEVCGMEMFKAGKKNIETLRRHLGIIFQDYKLIKDFNVEKNVMLPMIIGGFTKESCKAQTDRLLAHIKLSHKGNKYPLELSGGEQQRVAMARALSHNPLLILADEPTGNLDDYSSEVIWSLLKGVNEQLGITIVVVTHRIPEAFGIRYRHLHIEEGVIYELS
- a CDS encoding FtsX-like permease family protein — its product is MNSLKNHLSLIIPLVALLFALESILLVNRTLSDYESKLGKNYAIVLASNKELKLQDLKEKISEAKTLAPIDSKVILERLKDNISQANLIVLKNTLPYFYSLNLDSYPSTSRLEVIEKTLKSIDGIIRIETFTKSHSQIYQLLLIINSSVIIFSGLIALISLLLMFKQIEIWKFQHLERMEIMTLLGAPLWMRSQILFRLACLDTIIATALVCVGLFYLSQNPTLLIFMQELGLDSAIFSPFYDSVILLLVGLSVSLIAVWIVSLQQKD